The bacterium DNA segment GGAGAAGAAGCGCAGGAAAAAGCGCCCTGAAGAGGTCGAAGAAGCCAAGGTAATCGAAGCTGCCGAAGAAGAGGAATTCGAGGTATTCAAGGAAGAAGAGTTCGAGGAGGAACTTGCAGAAGAAGCTGGTATCGTCACGGAGGAGGAAACGGAAGAGGCGGGTATAGTTGCCGAAGAGGAAGCCGAGGAAGAGGAAGCTGGTATAGTTGCTGAAGAAGAGGAAACTGAGGAAGAAGCGGGCATAGTGGCAGAAGAAACCGAGGAAAAAGAAGAAGCTACCGCTGAAGAGAAACCCACTGAGGGCAAGGTAGAAGAATCATCCGCTGAAAAAAGCACCGAGGAAGCCGAAACTGACGAGACTCCTGAACAAACAAGCGAAAACAAAAACACCGATAACAGTTAGAATAATAACTGACCGAAATCTAATATTTATTTTATTAATGTTTTCACGAGTTTATCCACATTAAGGTTGAGTCCCTCGACCCACATTATCGGTTCTC contains these protein-coding regions:
- the rplQ gene encoding 50S ribosomal protein L17; this translates as MRHRKKVKKLSRTASHRRAMLRNMLTSLFKHETITTTVAKAKAARQVAERLIKYAISGTLADKRRIIAYLKDRDTAHKLIRLGKEKFADRPRGGYTAIYRLGFRKGDGAELALLKLLVEPKEKKRRKKRPEEVEEAKVIEAAEEEEFEVFKEEEFEEELAEEAGIVTEEETEEAGIVAEEEAEEEEAGIVAEEEETEEEAGIVAEETEEKEEATAEEKPTEGKVEESSAEKSTEEAETDETPEQTSENKNTDNS